The window GCACCGCTCCTCGCCCTCCCCAGCCGACTCCTCGCTCACGGCGTTCGCTCGTCGCCCCTCGCGCGGCGTGACCGCGCGACGGAGCGCGCGGCAGCACGCGCCAGAGAGTTGTGCGGGTGGTCGAATAGGCGGTTTCCGCAGCTACCCCTCGAACCGTTCACAGGTCGCGTCCAGACACCGCCGTCCGCGCGCGGTCTCGAAGACCGGCAGTCCGCAGGCGCAGTCGTCGACGACGACGCCGGCGGGGATCGCGAAGGCCGTCTCGCAGTCGGGGTAGGCGTCGCAACCGGCGAGCAGGCGGCCGCCGCGGCGGATGATTCGCAGCGGCGATCCACAGTCCGGACAGGTCCACTCGCCGTCGAACCGTTCGCGGACGGCGTCGTCGAGCGACTCACACGAGCGGTCGAGACAGATCTCGAAGGCGTCGCCCGCCTCCGCGCGGATCTTCGGGAGGCCGCAGGACTCGCAGGTTTCGTCGAGGACGGTCGCACCCGCGGGAAGCGAATACCGGACGTCGGAGTCGAGCCCGCGGACGTCGCCCCCCGCGCGGACGAGCGGTTCGCCCGTATCGGGGTGTGAGCCGACCGGGACGCCGGCCTCCGTGACGGGATACTCGACCCAGCCGGAGCTCTCGTGGGAAACCACCCTGAGGACCTGCTCGCCGGCCCTGGCGACGAGGCCGAAGCCCCCCTCGTCGGTCTCGACCGTGAGGGAGTCGGGACGGGTCAGCCACGCCACGGGCTGGTAGCCGTCGGCGTCGTGGACGAGGGTGGTCCGATCGGGTTTGACCACGACCGCGACGCGTCCGCGCTGGGTTCGGGCGCGGGCGCCCTCGAAGGTCGTCGTGCAGTCGCCGGCGAAGACGCGGATCGTCTCTGACATACGGGGGGCCTGGCCCCGTCTTCGGTGATAAACACTCTCACGAAGGCATTTGCGGGAGGGCGTTCGACCCCCTGTATGGACGTACCCGACGGCACGGTGTTGTTCGACATGGACGGCGTGTTGGTGGATTCGGAGACCTACTGGCACCGCTTCGAGGACGAGTGGGTGTTCGCGGCGGCGATCGAGAGCGGGTCGCCCGCACACGAGGAGGTCACCGGGATGCCGTACTACGAGATCTACGACTACCTCGACGCGGAGTACGGGACCGCCGTGAGCAGAGACGAGTTCACGTCGAAGTACGAGGAGCGCGCGGAGTCGCTGTACGGCGAGCAGGTCGCGTTGACCGACGGGGTTCCGGAACTGTTCGACGGGATCCGGGCCGACGAGCCGGCTCTCGGCATCGTCTCCTCGGCGCGCCGGTCCTGGATCGACATCGTCCGCGAACGCTTCGGCCTCGACCCGCTCGATCTGGTGTTGAGCGCCGAGGAGATTGACGAGCCCGGAAAGCCGGAACCGCACGTCTACGAGCACGCGGCGTCGGAACTCGGCTTCGACCCGGCCGAGTGCGTCGTCGTCGAGGACTCGATCAACGGCATCGAGTCCGCCGTGCGTGCGGGCGCGTTCACGATCGCCTTCCGATCGACGCACAACGCCGATCTGGACCTCTCCCGCGCCGACGTCGTCGCCGGCAGTTTCGACGAGTTGCGGGAGGTCCTGTTCGAGAGCTAAGTACCGAATCGACCGGCGACGTGTCTTGCACCTCGACCGCAGCGCCTTCTACCCCAGGACCGCGACACCTCCGCACCCCGACCGCGACACCTCCGCACCCCGACCGCGACACCTCCGCACCCCGACCGCGACACCTCCGCACCCCGACCGCGACACCTCCGCACCCCGACCGGCGACGGCCTACTCCACGTCGACCGTTCTGGTCGCGCGAACGGGATGCAACGGCTCGCCCGGGAACGTCACCTCGACGACGAACTCCAGTTCTTCGGCGTTCGCGCCGAAGACGCCCACCGGGACCGAGAGCGAATCGGAGAGGTACGCCTCCTTCGTCGTCATCTCGACGTCGTTGACGGTCACGCGGACTCCCACGGCGGCGCCACCGCCCGCGTTGCGAACGGTGACCTCGCACATCTCGTTCTCGCCGGGCGCGATGTCGTCGGGGAACGAACCCCACGACACCTCGATGGCGGGGAAGTTCTCGGCGTTCTTCGCGATCCGCTCGGCGACGCCCGTCGAGAGCCCGGCGCGTTCGAGTTCGTCGGCCCCGGCGTCGACGACGTCGGCGGGGCTGTGGAGTCCGCCCGTCGCGAGCGACCGCGCCCGGTTCGGGCCGATGCCGTCGACGGCGGTGAGGCCGACCGCCTCGCGCGGGACGCCGTGCTCGACGCGGGCCTCCACCCGGCGGGCGAGGTTCGCCGCCCGCGGTCCGGCGAACTCTCCGAGGAACTCACGGAGCGCCGAGAGGAGTCGCAGGGCGTTCTGCCGGATGATCCAGGCGTCCGAGCGCAGGTCCGCGGGCGTGCTGTTGGCCATCCCGGCGTGGAGGATCGCGAGCACCTTCCGCGGGCCGTCCTCCAGCGTCGTCGACACGTCCGAGAGGACCGCGTCGACGGCGTCGGTCTCGGACTGCCGCGCGGAGACCGAGTGAAACTCCTCGGCACCGGCGACGGCCTCTAAGATACCGTCTGCGGAGATCTGCTCTCGCTCACAGAGGTCGTGGAAGCGCTCTGCGGTCTCCAGTCGGAGGTAGTACTTCGAGGCGAGGCGACCGAGCGCGGTGCCCCGAACCGAGAGGTCCTCGCCCATCTCGACGAAGCCGCGCGCGACGAGCGATTCGAGCGTCTCCCGCACGCGCCCGCGGAGGTTCTCGAAGTCGTACGCCGCCGGCTTCGACTTCGCGCGCTGGTAGTAGAACGTCGTCTCCAGCCACGACATCACGTCGTCGAGGTCACGGATCGTGCCCATCGCGATCTCGGCGTTGAGGTGGGAGTCCAGATCCTCGGCCAGCCGCGACTCGATCTCCTTGCCCTCCCGCAGGAGCTTCCGGTACTTGTCGGCGTCCGCGCGGTCGCAGACGACCCACCCGTAGCCGACGTCGTCGTAGCCGGGCCGGCCCGCGCGTCCGAGCATCTGGAGGATGTCCAGCGGCGAGATGTCGACTTCCCCCTCCAGGGGGTCGTGGTACTTCGTGTCGCGGATGACGACGCAGCGCGCCGGGAGGTTCACGCCCCACGCGAGCGTCGACGTCGAGAAGAGCAGCTGGATCTTCCCCTGCTTGAACCACTCCTCGACGCGGTCGCGGTCGTCCTTCGAGAGGCCGGCGTGGTGGAACGCGACGCCGTCGGGCGCGGCCTTGGCGAGTTCGTCGTCGTCGAGTTCCTTCGCGTCGGTGTGGAAGTCGTAGTCGCCGCGGGCGCCCATCGGGACGTCGCGCTTGGCGATCTCGTCTCGCGACTTGCCGGCGGCCCGCACCGCGTCCTGCCGCGAGGAGACGAACACGAGCGCCTGGCCGTCCTCGCGGATGTGCTCCTCCGCGAGGTCGAGCGCGCTGTAGAGCCGGCGGTACTTGTCGGCGAAGGCGTTGTCGCCGTGCGTGTACGTCTCCACGCCCGCGTGGAGGTCGACCGGGCGGTACTCCTCGCCGAACTCGAAGGTCGTCTCCGGAACCGCGTCCAGCCACGCGGCGACGTCCTCGATGTTGGGCATCGTCGCCGAGAGCGCGACGACGCGCGGGTCGCAGATGCGGCGGAGCCGCGAGACGGTCACCTCGAGGACGCCGCCGCGGGTGTCCGAATCGAGGAGGTGGACCTCGTCGATGACGCAGCAGTCGACGTCGGCGACGAACGAGTAGCGCGCGGAGTCGTGCTTCCGCGTCGCCGAGTCGGTCTTCTCGGGCGTCATCACGAGGATGTCCGCGCGCTCGGCGCGTCGCGGGTTCAGGTCCCGCTCGCCGGTGACGACGTAGACCGAGTAGCCGAGGTCCTCGAAGCGCTCCCACTCCGATTCCTTCTCGTTGGTGAGCGCGCGCAGCGGGGCGATGAAGAGCGCCGTGCCGCCGCGGTCGAGCGTCCGGCAGATCGCGAGTTCCGCGAGCGCGGTCTTGCCCGACGCCGTCGGTGCGGCGGCGACGACGTTCTCGTCGCGTTCGAGGATCGCCGGCGCGGCCTCGCGCTGCATCCGGTTGAACTCCTCGAACCCGAAGGCGTCGGCGAACTCGGGGACGACCTCTGTGACTTTCACGCCTCGCACCCCCGATCGGGCGGCGAGAGAGCGACGCCCGTCGGAACGGGGCGGATCGGAGTCGGAGAGACCGGAGCGAAACGGGTCATACAGGAGGGGAGACCTCCGGCGGCAAAGTCGTTTCTCCATCGTCGCTCCCGTCGTGGTCCACCGCCTTCTTCGCCGGACGCTATTCCGAGGAACGCCGGCGCGGGAGGAGCTGCCCCCAGACGCGCTTGTCGAGCAACCGGACCGTCGTCGGCTCCTCGACCCTGACCTGACAGGAGAGCCGCGGGTAGCCGAACCGGCGCGCGGCCGCGTCGTGCCAGTGTGTCGGCTCCGGCGCGGGGTCGACCTCGACGGTGCAGGTCGCACACAGGCCGCGGCCGCCGCAGTTGGCGTGTCGCGAGACGGTCCCGTAGACGGGGAACCCCCGATCGACCAGCGCGTCGCGGAGGACCACGCCGCGTTCGACTTCGAGGACCGTCTCGTCGTCGCCGTCGAGGACCGTCAGCGGGACGAGATCGCCCATACGACCGCGTCGGTCGCCCGGGTTCTCAGTCTACTGGCCGCCGGGCGGTCGTCGACGCTTGGACTGCCGGAATTCGACTCACGGACGCGCGGCGAGAGTTTATTACAGAGGGCGGGACCAGCACCCCCGTGATCTGACAGCCACCCCGCGTCGGGCAGCGGTCGTTCGGCACGTCGGCGCGGGGTGACGGTGTGAGGGGTCATCGTCGTGCGGGTGCCGACTGTTCGCCAAAATCGCGAGTCCGACCGTCGGCGTTAGATGCGCATCGCCCGGCTCCCGCGAGCGACTGCTACCCGGATCCGGCGCGGGCGGGAGTCCCGCGAAACGAGCGGGGGCTTCCGAAGTCATCTCTGTCACGCTCATCCGTTCACCGACAGCATCGACTCGATGCTGCTAGTAACCCGCAGGCTTTTGCTCGCCCGCTCGAAGGGGAAAACATGAGCGGGAGGCAGAAGCCGGACTGGCTGAAGATGCGTCCGCCGTCGGGACGGCAGTTCACCGACATCAAGGAGACGCTCCGCGACCGCGACCTCCACACGGTCTGTGAGGAGGCGAACTGCCCGAACATGGGCGAGTGCTGGAGCGGCCGCAACGGCCCGGGAACGGCGACGTTTATGTTGATGGGCGATCGCTGCTCGCGAGGCTGTAACTTCTGCGACGTCGAGACCGGCGGGATGGAGGCGCTCGATCCCGAGGAACCGTCGAACGTCGCCGACGCCGTCGCGGAGATCGGGCTGGACTACGTCGTCTTGACCTCCGTCGACCGCGACGACCTCCCGGACCAGGGCGCGGGACACTTCGCGCGGACGATCCGCGAGATCAAAGAGCGCGATCCGGGGATCCTCGTGGAGGTGCTCATCCCCGACTTCCAGGGCGAGCCCGAGCTGGTTGGGAAGATCATCGACGCCGGACCGGACGTGATCGCGCACAACATCGAGACCGTCGAACGCCTGCAGTGGCCCGTGCGCGACCGCCGCGCCGACTACGAGCAGTCGCTGTCGGTGCTCGAACAGGTGTCCGAGGAGTCCGAGGTCTACACGAAGACCTCCATCATGCTCGGCCTCGGCGAGTACGACCACGAGATCTACCAGACGCTCTCGGACCTGCGGGAGGCCGACGTCGACGTCGTCACGCTGGGGCAGTACCTCCAGCCCTCGCGGTCGCACCTGGACGTCTTCGAGTACGTCCACCCCGACGCCTTCGAGACGTGGCGGCGGGTGGCCGAGGAGGAACTCGGCTTCCTCTACTGCGCGTCGGGACCGATGGTCCGCTCGTCGTACAAGGCCGGCGAGCTGTTCGTCGACGCCGTGCTCCGGGAGGGCAAGAGCGTCGCGGACGCGCGGCAGCGAGCGCGGACGGCGGGCGACTGACCGCGCAAAAGCTATCACGCCGCGGGAGCCTATCCCCCGGAAATGGGATTCATCGCGGAGTACACCATCGATTCGCCGGTGATGGAGGAGACCCACGACCGCGTCCCCGAGGCGGTCCTAGAGATGGAGGACCTCCAGATCCTCCAAGACGGGCAGGCGAAGTACGTCTTCTGGGTCAGTAACGTCGATCCGGAGACGTTCGAGGCGGCCTTGTCCGACGATCCCTCCGTCGCGGAGTTCGCGGTTCTCACGAGCATCGGAGATCGGTCGCTGTACCGCGTGAACTTCACGTCCGAGGCGAGACGGAAGATGACCTACCCGGAGGCCTCGAACTTCGATATCGTCTTTCTGGGCGCTCACTCGACCAACGAAGGCGTTCACTTCCGCTCACAGGTCCCGACGCGGGACGCGCTCTACTCGTTTCGCGAGCGCTGTCGAGAGCTGGGTATCCCGTTCAAACTCGACAGCATCTACCAGGAGGGCAACAGCGATGCGCTCGACCAGTACGGACTCACCGACGCACAGCGTGAGGCGTTGGTGTTGGCGCACGAACGCGGATACTTCGAACCAACTCGGAAGGCCTCTCTGGAGGAGATCGCCTCGGATCTCTCGATCTCTCGGCAGGCGCTCGCCGGACGGCTCCGCCGGGGACACGCCCAACTCATCGAGAGCACGCTGTTGTGAGCGGTCGGACCTCGGAGTTCGCGACGGGGTCGAAACGAGGTAATAAAACATTACATAGTAAAGAGGTAGTGTAAGGTGTGCGTCACTCCTTCGGATAGACAGCCAGAGTGTGTGATACGATCGCACTCGAACGCACCAAAATGAGCAACTCACCGCTGACACAGATTCGCGACGACAAGAGCGCTCGATCGCCGATTCCGAAGGCGATGATTCACAAACGGATCCTCAGCGTGGCCGAGAGAGACCCGAACGCGACTGTCGGGGAGTTGTCGAGGTCGGTGAGCGGCGCTCGACCCGATCTCGTAGAGCGGGTTCTCGAGGAGTACGGCGATCCGGGCGACCGAGGAACCGAGACGGAGCGCGGAGGCGTTGCCGTCGACGCGGCAGGGGAGACCGACGGGATCGAGACGCTGGACTCCCCGGTCGTGGACGCGGAGCGAGCCGACTCTCGAACGGACGCGGAGCGAGCCGACCCCGAGGCCGACGCGGCCGCGACGACCGCGACCGCGGAAGTGGAAGACGAACAGGAGCGGGAGCTGAGCGCCGAACAGTACGAGATCCTCGCGGCGATCCGAGAGCACCCGAACGCGACGCAGCGGGACCTCGCAGACCTCGTGGGCGTGAGCTGTGCGACGATCAACCGGCGGGTCAACTCCATCGAGGGATTCGAGTGGGACGAGCGAGCGGCGTTCGCGACGTCGGCACTCGACGGGGAGGAGCGACGACGCTCGGACGGGACGCAGGACGGAGCAGGGTCGCCGTTACCCGGGACGGGCGACCAGTCCGAGGCGGGGTCGGTCGAGAGACAGGAGAGAGACGGGTTCCAGACGGCGGGTACCGGGGAGATCGGGGAAAGCCTCTTCGGCGACGTCGAACTGACGCACAAAGTCGTTCACGCGTGTATGGCCTCGGACCGGATCACGGAGGCCGAAGAGATGAAGATTCTGCGTGCGGTCCTCGAGTGCCGATAGGCACGGGTGGGGAAACGCCGAAATAGACGTTGTCGGCCCCGGCTATATCGAAGGGAGTGGCCGCCGAGTGAGGTCGCGGTCGAATCTGAGGGAGTGAATCGATCGCACGGGCGTTTTTGTATCCCAAACCGGGACGTGCAGCCATGATCTCGACGGGCATCGCGCTGGCGCTCGGAGCGTTGCTACTGTTCGGCGGCTGGGCGGTGACCGCGGGGCTCGCGACGCGGTCCGTGTCGGCCGTCAACGCCGTCTTTCTCTCCTACGTGGCGAGCATCGGAATAGCCGGCGCGTACGTCCTCCTCGCGAGGCGGCCGATCACCGGGACGCGGACGGACGTGGGCTTCGCCCTCGCTTCGGGCGTGTTTCTCACGGCGGGGAGCATCAGCTTCTACGCGGCGCTCACGCGGGGCAATATGGCGATCGTCTCCGCCGTCGCCGCGCTGTACTTCGTCGTGCCGGCGTTCGTCGGCGTCGTCTATCTTGACGTCGCGCTCAGCGCCGCGAACGCGGTCGGACTGGCGCTCGCCGTCGTCGCCGTCGTGCTGATCGCGCTGTGATCGGCGGTCGGAAGCCGCCGCAGTCCCCACACGGCTTTGACCCCGGAGACCGGAGTCCGCCATATGCCCGGAATGGACGAGGAGACGGCCGAACTGATCCAGTCGGTGCGGCGCGACCCGCAGCGGAAGGCGCTCGTCTCTCACCTCGCGGACGGCCCGAAGGCCGTGAAGAGCGGTTCCGACACCGCCGCGAACGCGGACACCGAGGCCCTTCTCGCGGAGTTGGTCGATGAGGGGATCGTCGAGCGCGACGGGGAGGCGTACGCCCTCACCGACTTCGGCGAGCGGGTCCACGAGTACGCCACGCGCGAGTGGAACCCCTCGAACGAGGGGACGAAGCGCGCGGCGACGTTCGATACCCTCGCCGACTGCGAGTGGCACTGTTCGGCGTGTGAACTCCCCAGTTCCCAGCCCGCGAAGGACATCCAGATGCTCCGCAAGGAGGGCTTCGAGTTCGTCCAGAACACCGGGCAGGGCCAGGGCGATTACCGTCACTGCGAGAACTGCGAGGACACGACCTTTCACAGAAAGCTCAAGTACCCGTTCCCGACCCAGAAGTCGATCACGCGGCAGGAGATGCCCGCCTCGTTCAAGCGCCGCGTTCGCGACCTCTACGGCGGCCGCGACGCGTTCGACGGCTCCTCGCCGAGCACGACCCTGGAGGTCGACCACCGCGTGCCCGAGGTCCGGTGGGAGGAGTCTGAGAACTACGACTACGAGTCGATGAGCGACGAGGAGGTCCGCGAACACTTCCAGATCCTCACGCGGACGCACAACCTCCTGAAGAGCCGGAAGTGCGAGGCGTGCGTCGAGAGCGGGGAGCGACCGCCGTTTATGCAGATCGAATACTACTACGAGGGAGGCCAGAAGTACGAGGAGGAGGTCGGCTGCGTGGGGTGCGGCTGGTACAACCCCCACGAGTGGCGGGCGTCGTTGCAGGCGGAACTGGACGGGTAGCTATCGGAACCGACAGCTCAGAGCCGCTCCGCGTCGGGGTCGACGTCGTGGCCGTCGACGATCCCGTTCGCTTCGAGGAGGTAGTAGAGCGCGACGTGCGCGAGGAACGCGGCGACGAGTCCGTTCAGCGCCGCCCCGACGGGGCCCGGAATCACCTGCGGGGCCGCGAGGCCCGGAACGACCTGTCCGGCCGTGAGCACGGCGACGACCGCCCCGACGGCGTAGGCGAGAACGCCGGTCCAGCGGACGCTCGCGAAGCGGACGTCCTCCATCTTCGGGACGCGCATCCGCCAGCACAGCAGGAAGTCGGCGATGACGACCCCGCCGAGCGGTGGCACGTACTGACCGAGCGTCGACAGCCACGGGATGAGGAGGCTGTCGGCGCCGACCAGTGCGAGGACGATCCCGATCGCCCCGCCGGCCAGGATGAACGGGCGCTTGCGGTCGAACTCGAAGGCCTCGCTGCCGGCGACGC is drawn from Halobellus limi and contains these coding sequences:
- a CDS encoding endonuclease NucS domain-containing protein, whose translation is MSETIRVFAGDCTTTFEGARARTQRGRVAVVVKPDRTTLVHDADGYQPVAWLTRPDSLTVETDEGGFGLVARAGEQVLRVVSHESSGWVEYPVTEAGVPVGSHPDTGEPLVRAGGDVRGLDSDVRYSLPAGATVLDETCESCGLPKIRAEAGDAFEICLDRSCESLDDAVRERFDGEWTCPDCGSPLRIIRRGGRLLAGCDAYPDCETAFAIPAGVVVDDCACGLPVFETARGRRCLDATCERFEG
- a CDS encoding HAD family hydrolase → MDVPDGTVLFDMDGVLVDSETYWHRFEDEWVFAAAIESGSPAHEEVTGMPYYEIYDYLDAEYGTAVSRDEFTSKYEERAESLYGEQVALTDGVPELFDGIRADEPALGIVSSARRSWIDIVRERFGLDPLDLVLSAEEIDEPGKPEPHVYEHAASELGFDPAECVVVEDSINGIESAVRAGAFTIAFRSTHNADLDLSRADVVAGSFDELREVLFES
- a CDS encoding DEAD/DEAH box helicase, with the protein product MKVTEVVPEFADAFGFEEFNRMQREAAPAILERDENVVAAAPTASGKTALAELAICRTLDRGGTALFIAPLRALTNEKESEWERFEDLGYSVYVVTGERDLNPRRAERADILVMTPEKTDSATRKHDSARYSFVADVDCCVIDEVHLLDSDTRGGVLEVTVSRLRRICDPRVVALSATMPNIEDVAAWLDAVPETTFEFGEEYRPVDLHAGVETYTHGDNAFADKYRRLYSALDLAEEHIREDGQALVFVSSRQDAVRAAGKSRDEIAKRDVPMGARGDYDFHTDAKELDDDELAKAAPDGVAFHHAGLSKDDRDRVEEWFKQGKIQLLFSTSTLAWGVNLPARCVVIRDTKYHDPLEGEVDISPLDILQMLGRAGRPGYDDVGYGWVVCDRADADKYRKLLREGKEIESRLAEDLDSHLNAEIAMGTIRDLDDVMSWLETTFYYQRAKSKPAAYDFENLRGRVRETLESLVARGFVEMGEDLSVRGTALGRLASKYYLRLETAERFHDLCEREQISADGILEAVAGAEEFHSVSARQSETDAVDAVLSDVSTTLEDGPRKVLAILHAGMANSTPADLRSDAWIIRQNALRLLSALREFLGEFAGPRAANLARRVEARVEHGVPREAVGLTAVDGIGPNRARSLATGGLHSPADVVDAGADELERAGLSTGVAERIAKNAENFPAIEVSWGSFPDDIAPGENEMCEVTVRNAGGGAAVGVRVTVNDVEMTTKEAYLSDSLSVPVGVFGANAEELEFVVEVTFPGEPLHPVRATRTVDVE
- a CDS encoding 2Fe-2S iron-sulfur cluster-binding protein — its product is MGDLVPLTVLDGDDETVLEVERGVVLRDALVDRGFPVYGTVSRHANCGGRGLCATCTVEVDPAPEPTHWHDAAARRFGYPRLSCQVRVEEPTTVRLLDKRVWGQLLPRRRSSE
- the lipA gene encoding lipoyl synthase, coding for MSGRQKPDWLKMRPPSGRQFTDIKETLRDRDLHTVCEEANCPNMGECWSGRNGPGTATFMLMGDRCSRGCNFCDVETGGMEALDPEEPSNVADAVAEIGLDYVVLTSVDRDDLPDQGAGHFARTIREIKERDPGILVEVLIPDFQGEPELVGKIIDAGPDVIAHNIETVERLQWPVRDRRADYEQSLSVLEQVSEESEVYTKTSIMLGLGEYDHEIYQTLSDLREADVDVVTLGQYLQPSRSHLDVFEYVHPDAFETWRRVAEEELGFLYCASGPMVRSSYKAGELFVDAVLREGKSVADARQRARTAGD
- a CDS encoding helix-turn-helix domain-containing protein, encoding MGFIAEYTIDSPVMEETHDRVPEAVLEMEDLQILQDGQAKYVFWVSNVDPETFEAALSDDPSVAEFAVLTSIGDRSLYRVNFTSEARRKMTYPEASNFDIVFLGAHSTNEGVHFRSQVPTRDALYSFRERCRELGIPFKLDSIYQEGNSDALDQYGLTDAQREALVLAHERGYFEPTRKASLEEIASDLSISRQALAGRLRRGHAQLIESTLL
- a CDS encoding winged helix-turn-helix transcriptional regulator, which gives rise to MSNSPLTQIRDDKSARSPIPKAMIHKRILSVAERDPNATVGELSRSVSGARPDLVERVLEEYGDPGDRGTETERGGVAVDAAGETDGIETLDSPVVDAERADSRTDAERADPEADAAATTATAEVEDEQERELSAEQYEILAAIREHPNATQRDLADLVGVSCATINRRVNSIEGFEWDERAAFATSALDGEERRRSDGTQDGAGSPLPGTGDQSEAGSVERQERDGFQTAGTGEIGESLFGDVELTHKVVHACMASDRITEAEEMKILRAVLECR
- a CDS encoding EamA family transporter, whose product is MISTGIALALGALLLFGGWAVTAGLATRSVSAVNAVFLSYVASIGIAGAYVLLARRPITGTRTDVGFALASGVFLTAGSISFYAALTRGNMAIVSAVAALYFVVPAFVGVVYLDVALSAANAVGLALAVVAVVLIAL